CGTCGACTATAAGGGAATGCCTGACGAAGCTGAAGTTGAGTCGCTCAGCAAGCTGCTTCGTACCATTGGAGGCAACCTTGACCAGACCGAAAAGGGTCGCCCCATGATGGATGCTTACTTCCAGCGCATCCAGAGCATGATGGATATTCCTGAGCTGCCTAGCCGACTCAAGTTCATGCTCCTGGATGTTATTGACCTTCGCCGAGCCAAATGGGTTTCCAAGGAAACCAACAAGGGACCCAAGACCCTCGAGGAGGTTCGTGCCGAGGCCGAAGCCGCGCAAGCTGCCAAGGCACAGGAAGCAGCCCGCACCAACCCGCGAGGCGGTGGTGGTCGTCCTCCTGTCGGACGCGGTGACGCTCGCAACTTTTCTGGTGGTTACCAACAGCAGGCTGCCAGCAACCAGGTTGGCATGGACGACCTTCGCCGCCTCAAAGGCTCTGCCAACCGAACATCAAGCGGCAACATCTCCCTTGGTCCCACTTCCATGCTATCGTCTCGCAGTAACAGTGGAAGACGCATGGGTCCTGGTTTCCTTGGCCCTCGTGGTGAGGATTCTGCTACTTCTTCACGAACTGGCACACCGCCCACACGAGAGAACACCTCTCACTCTAATGCATTCAGGTAAGATTTCTCTCACTGAAACATAACAAAACATCAGACATGTGCTAACAGTTGCCCAGTCTTCTTGCTAACATGGAGAACGACCATCCGGCTTCCCCTCCCTCTACTTCTGCCTCACCTGCGATCTCGAAGGCTGTCCCTGCAGACAGCGATAAGAAAGAGAGCGAATAAAAGTATCCTTCCTTCGGTGTCTTGCATTTCGGCAGAATAGACGGGGCGGggctgtttttttttttttgcattTACAGGCTTTTTCCATCAGACGTGTCCCAAAAGTTGAGCACagtttctttttcctttttacaGAACTCATGATACCTTTGCCCATAGACGGACGGACATGATGCTCCTCACAGTGAGAGGCGACCCTCAAAAATTTCGGACCAGGGGATTTCTTACATTGATGTCATCGCCTACTCCTTTACCTCAGCCCGTTCCTGAGCATGCTTCGAGTGTGTTTCAGTTCTTTAATGTTGTGGAGGATTTTCGGCTCAAGGTGAATTTACGGCTGTCACTTGCCAGCATGTCGCTGGTTGTTTTATTCTATTTCCAGTGTGCTTTCGAAGAAGGCGACGTGGTTTATTGATGGCAAGAAGTGGTATCATGACACCACACCATCATATACAAACGACTCGGGGTGGGAGGGAGGGTGGGTGGAAGGAGGTGGTGTTCAGGGAATATGCGATTGATTTCTTTTCGGAATCCACGAGACGAATGAGGAACGTAATGCCAGGGCACAAACGAAATGGAATGAGCGGGACGCTGATGAATCATCAGCGCGTTTCGCATATTCTCGTTCCTACATGCAGGACAGCTTCTGGCCGTGCTTATGCCCATTCACTGGCTCTAGATGTTGCCCAGGGATTCAGGTCACGATAAGGCAGGAAAGGTTTACAAACAAGACCatgaatgatgatgatgacatggGGCTTATTTACTTCCCCTTATAGGCATGTGCATCTGTGtatcaagaaggagggcAGGGCTGTTAATTAACGTCTCTGTCACTTGGTCTCCGGTGTATATAAGGGCCTGGTCGAGCTTTGATAAAGGGTCTTTATGATGCTTTTGCTGTTTATCATCTGGAATCGAAGGAGCATGGAACACTAGCATGAAAATTTACATATATGTTCAAATCTTGTTTCTATAACGAGCGTGAAGTCAGATTGCGTTAatggtgatgtgatgtgtgTAGGTTGGCATTCATTTGTGAGGTATGACCGCACGGTAAATGGCACATAGGGGTTTTGTTCTTAAGAGTCAGTTGCTGATGCTACTAGACTACGTGGTTTGTGTTAAATACGTGAAAGGTAATTGTGAAAATTAGAGTAAGGCTCTGTTCATCTCGAAACTCCCCAAACTCCATTATAGTTGCTCTTCTGCGTCTCTCGGCCGTCCACGAAACCTAACGATCTCTATACAATCCCTGGTCATAAAACATGACATGCTCGAGACGCCGCTTATCCAATTATCCACTGAGCATTTCTTAGTAAACCTACGCAAacacatccatccatattTTCTAACAATCATGCCAGTGGCTTGAAGCCCAACTTTGTGAAAAGAGTATCCATAGCTACCCATTGACGACCGCACTTGTCAAGATACTTGTCAACAACACCCTTGATATTTCCGAAACGCACACGGTTGTGTTCGGCTAGCGCAAGGATGTTTTCGCGGTCTGGTCTGGACATTTCTGTGATTGCAGCTttggtcttggccttgtctACATCCCAGAGACTGGCAAAGTAGAGTAACTGGGTGTAGATTGCCTTCTCCGTATACTCGTACCGCATCCGGCCAAGACAGTCTCGTGCGAATCCCTTAGGCCCAAGGCAACGAGAGCCGTAGACGCTCATTTGACGAGTACGGTTGCCGCACTGAGTATCATCGCAGATAAGCCAACCCTCATAATACCGACTTGTTTGGGTACGGATGGCGTGCTCCATTTGAGCAACAACCGAAAGTGTTGAGATGAGAGTACCGCAAGAGCCACAGAGGACACCTGACTGTGATACTCTCTCAGGGGTTGCAGTGACGCCTTCAAAAATGGATGAGGCTTTGCACTTCCGACAGCGTAAGGACAAGCGAGCGCAATCGCCGAAACGAACTTCGTCTGGGATTTGAGAGTCCAATGGGTGAATCTCAAGATCGTTGTTTGAGCTATTTTGCTGGGTCTGGAATGAGCTATACCGCTTGATATCCAGACCAAGCTGTTCCGCCAGTTGTGAAGTCGATGTACCGACAATGTTGGCGCAAAGACGCTCGACAGGTGGGAAGATTTGCTTGCCAATATACCATTCGACATCAGGCAACAGGGAAGGGTCTGCCTTGAGGTCGCCAGGAGTGTACGCTCGTTTAGGGGCAGGCTCGGAGCTGTTGCTGTCGCCTGTAATCACGTACGCTATAACATCTCCTTTGCGAACTGTCTTGCCTTTGGCAATTTCGCGAAGAGCGACTTGAACCTGAGGCATAGAATTGGCTTCGGGGTAGTCTTGGGGTGCCTTTCCAAGTTGTGTGTAGATGGTGTATTTCTGTATGGGGATACTTTGCTCGCGCATCTTGCCCGCAATTTCGTTCAAATACTCGTGAATTCGGGCAATTGAGATCTCGGTATCGTCGCCAGAGAGGATCTCGTTTAAGAGATGCTGAGAAATCTCTTTAGACAGAGCACAGTACTCTCGGCGCTTCATATCGAGACCTTTGACTTCCATCTTCTCAATGAACTTGCCATCCTTTTCCACAAGATTGATGGCGGcatacttcttcttggcttgGAGAAGGATCCGGCGGAAGACGTTATCGATATCGATCTCAAGAAGCTTGTATTGCTCGTTAACCGCTTTCTTGAAGTCGTTACCGACCTTGAATGCGTCGGCGACGTTGTCCACGTTGGCATTGATCATGACGGAATCAGTGTCGCCGTAAATAACTTGCAAAGAATTGCTCTCGGCAAGCTCTTTCGTGCTGCGAAGAATCTCGCGGCCCTTGAAAGTGGTTAAGACAGCCAAAGGTCGAGCGTAGAAGCGTGACTTGGTATATCCCAAGCATCCGTACATAGAGTTGGCAGTCAGCTTTAGGGCAAGCTGCTTGATGTCCCATGTAGCCAACTCCTCTGGGGTGGCCTTCTTATCCTTCATGAGACTCTTGACTTGGCGACGACGACTAACAAGAGTGGCAATAAGCCTAGGGAGAATGCCCTGGTCTTGGTTGGTAGGGACCTCAGGGACTTCGTCATCTCCTTCTTTCTGCAGCAATGGTTAGCCGGGGATCTGAAAGCGAATTAAAAATACCCACTGTATCTGGCCTGTCTACTGTTGTGAAACAGATGTTAAACTCTTGGATAATGGAAGGATACAGAGAGTTGAAGTCCATGACAAGTACAAACTTGTCGTACAAGCCCTTTTCTGGCTCGAAAACCAGACCACCCTTATACTTGTCCTTCTTTTTTCCGTCGGCAACTTCCCCTTCACGTTGTGCTTCTTCAGCACGCTGTCGACTGCGGAATGTCTGCTTGTCGGGACAGATGTACTTGTTGCGGTAAAATTCATGGAGCAAAATGTACTCGTTTCGTTCTGCACGAGTTCCGGTCAAGGTTCGTGCCCATGAGTTTCCTGCAAGGTTAGTCAAAACTTTGGTCAGGGGCAACATCTGAACACCCAGAGCCAAAGCTGCGATGAAGTGCGTATCAGCCTCCATGTGGGTGATGTAATCGAGAAGACCCTGCTTTTCCTTGGCCCAGGTCTTCAGAGCATCCTCATTATCGAATTCACGGCGACGGTTGTCGCCTGACAGGTACAGGCTACACATTTCCGTTAAACTCCAAGACTGACACTTGAGCATGACCGACTTTCCAGCATCGTTGGCCAGATCACACATGAGACGACCAGAAAGGATCTGACGTTCAGCAAAAACATTACCGCCTGTCTTGCCAATTGATGCCGGCCACTGTGTACGGCGGAGTCTGCCCAATCGCGACCACCCGGGAATCTTCTTTTCGTGCAAACGATTGAGAAGCACACTGTAGTCCACACCTTCCAATTGGTGACCAAGGATGACATCCGGGTCAGCAACATCAACCTGGGCGAGGAAGAACGCAAGAATATCAGCTTCTTGTTTTTTCAAGACAATCAAGCCACggtttctcttcttcgcAAGATGATCAAAGCCCATAGGGAAAGACTGGCCATGTGGGCGGATTACAGTGAAAGTCCGACATGGGAGCTTCTCAGCAGGTGTAGTATCAGCGAGGGAGACCTTTTCGTAGATTCTTGCACTGATAGACAAAATCTCTTGTTTGTTGGCCTTCTCGTTAAAGGCAGTTCTAAGTGCGACGCTCATGAGAGTCAAGGGAGGAGCATCAAGGTTGTCGGATTCGCTCAAGACAGAGACCATATTTGGGTGATCAGCCACAACTTCAAGCTTGCAGTGAGAAGCGTTCTTCAGCTTGTCAAAATCAGCGTCTTCGATCTTGAGCCAACATGGACCCATAATGTTCTTCCAGAGAACGAATTGCTCAAACAGGGAGGTGTTACTCCCAAAGACGTGGGAATAGGTCTCACCGGGTCGGTTAGGGTCGACCTCCGGCTCTAGAATAGGGGTTAGTTGGTTGAAAATAACCCGTAAAGGAGGATATTGTGACTTACTGTTGTAAGGGTAGAGAAGTTTCATATACTGAGCTTCTTTGGGAACATCGCGAAGTTCAAAGGCATACTTTCTTGTACAAGCCTTGATCTTGTACATACCGACATTCATCTTGGTCATCATGGTGTCGATTTCGTCGTAAACTTGCATCATTTCCACCTCCTCGCCCGTTTCCTCGCCATCTTGCATGCGATGCTCGCGCGGCAGGAAATATAGTTTTCTCAAAATATTATCCACTTTGACAAAACAGCTGACGTATGACTTCGTTTTCTTGTTCAGTACTTTACCGAAGAGACAAAGACTACCATTTAGCTCCGTGTAATCGGtccagaagaagttgagactGCCGTCCTCCTCGATGGCATCTTTGTGGTCGATCTTTCCAATGGTCTTTGCTTCCGCTGGCGAGCTTGAGACAACATTGAGCCTCTCTGTCAAAGCATTCCACGAGGTAGGGTTTACTGAGGCAACGTTTGGTTTGACAGGAGAAGAACTGGCGGGGGTCGGATCAGTCTCTGCCTTGAGGATTTTTTTGATCGGCCTTGAACTGGTCAAATTGACACTAGTTGTAACAATAGCACCAGTATGGGCAACCTCCATCatatcctcgtcatcgtcgtcttttGGTTGTTGTTTGATCTGAGCTTTCCTCTGCGCGACCTTTGCAGCCGGTGAAGAAGGTGCTGGGTCACTCATGGGGACGTCTGCGGTTTCCAATAGATCATCGTCGGCAGGAGGGAAGaagtcgtcgtcgtcgtcgcgagctggagggggagggggaggagATGGCATTCGGGTATCgagaatcttcttcttcttggaaaTGGGCTCAGGTGCGGGTGAGAGAGCCCTGGCTTTGCGGCGGCCACCACCAGATCTTTCAACTTTTGAGATATGGGCAGGTTCTGGAATGTTGCTATCGACCTCTCCGAGTAGATCGGACAAGAAATCGTCATCAGCCTTTGTTTTTACAGCCTGATTGTAATTTAGTCGGTCATTCTGGGTTATTGCAGAGAAGATCTTGTacctttggctttggctgcGTCCTGCTGGCGCTTTTGAAGTATTCGCTAATATCCCTATCGTTGGCATCTCGCTTGTTCTGCTCTTCTTGACGACTCTTTTTTGCTGCGTCGTTTGTAAGTAAAGGGAGACGAGATAGGCTTAACAATTTGGGAGACTAACCGGCCTTACTAGGTCGTCCACGAACACCGGCCTCTTCTTCACTATCGGAATTGTAGGCTTGCACTCGATCCCAGTCTTCGCGGCCGTCATCTGCATAACCTCGGCCATTGTCATCGACAACAAAGTCATCCTGATCCAATCTTTCTCGAACAACCTTCTTATATCCATCCTCGTCAACTTCGTCGTATAGATCATCAACGTCGGCAACTTTGTAATTATCGAAAGCCTTCTTGCCAGAGGCCCGAAGGGCCTTGAGCTCAGCGAGCCGAGCCCTGTGAGACATGACGAGAATGAGGGCCTAGACCGATGGCATATCAGAAAAAGGTCAAAATGAGGGTAGAGAATTGAATCTGGTGATGGTATATTGTGGCGCCTTGATTGTCGTTTCGTTGTAGGGAGTTGTCAATATCGAGACTGGAAGTGGTGGAGGGACTTGGTCCCCCGGTAACGAGTACTGCTCATTTAGAAAAGTGGTCAGGGCAGACGCGTCAAAAGCGCGTTCACTTTCGCGATTTCCCCGTCAACGGTGGGGCCATCTATAAAGTGCTCTGTCGCGAGACGGGCCAATAGGTGGTACTGGAAATTGAGTCAGCGCCTGTTGGCGACTAAGTGCTAAAGTACAGTACCCCGCGCTAGAGATACGAGCAGACACCTGTGCATAAAAGCATGCATAAAGCAACCACTTTACGCGGCTTTATTAATGTTAGTGTCCTGATTGTTATAGGAGAGCGTTTACTGGATTTCTCATTGTTGGGTATCTAAAGAGAAACTGTAGCAGTGGCATATATCTACCTATCTATGATAAAATCTGCTACATATTCGTCAATATAATTGTCAGAAAATGGTTCCCACCTAAAATCACACactgcctacctactaagatACTGGGTTCGACGTATCATGTAGAACAGATTGAAACGTCAACCTGCTTGAGTACCTTCCTTCTGGTATCAAGTCAGTTATGAGCCAGTAACAACTGACCAGGGAAGCTGTCAATGAGTGTAGTTCCTTCTGCAACTAAGTTCATCAAAAGCATGCAAAACCCAGAGGCAACATACCTAGTAtccatacctacctactatctGAATTAATCCTCCATTTAACAACATCAACCGATTCACATGACGGTTGATCTATTGGAATTCACTTTATCCCCCCAAAATCATCGATATCCGCTGCCATAGTTACACTCAATCATGCCCAGTAGCATCTTCAGTGCCTGGCGGGCGAAATCCAGGAAAGACGTCGAGCCAAGTTCCTCAGAATCCCAAAAGTCTCGCATAAACTTCAGCAGCTAGAGACTGCCACTCAATCGTCGCAGAGCCCGTGTTGATGGGCCCGAGGAGCCTGGCGGCGGCGACAATATCTATAACAAGCCTCTAAATCCCAGTCATGAGAGATCCCCTTCTCAAAATTCAGCATCTTCACATATTACCCGGTGGCTGAAACCGAAACGGCGAAAGACCACTACCTCAACATCTACGTTGACAAGGTGGGAAGAATTGTCTGGCTGCAGACGTGCATTCGTTCCACTAGATACAGGTTAGAAAACCCACTGGACATAGTTCAACTACACGTGTTCTGTAGCTTACCGTCCTTCTCCTTTCAACAGAAACCTTGAATACTTCCCGCGCAGATCTCAGCGATGCATTCCATCATGTTCGCGAAAGATGGAAAGGCGACAGGAGCTCTTCAGGCAAATCTGCGGCAGCCGTGTCATGCTATACCGCCAATGACAGGAAGTCATCCCAGACAACTCGAGACGACTACGAACAAGAGTCAGATCCTGAGATTTCAGCTCACATTGTTGAGAAAGATCCGCCACAACTCGCCCCTTTACCTGACTTGTCCGAGTGTAGCTTGGAAAGATCATCGACCTTGCGAGCTTGTATAGAGAAGGCATCTGACGACTTTGTTGTTGAGTACAAATCGCAGCGGCGCTCGTCAAAAACGACTCTTCATCATGAACTGACTAGCCGACCGAGAATCTATACAGCACAGCCCAAGGCTTTACCGGTCGTTACACTTCGATCTCTTGAGCGGAAGAAAAGGATAAAAGGTAAGCCTCAGCCGTCTCGTGACGTGGCTTCGCACTCAAAGGACAAAACCCTTCCACATTTGGAACCCGATTTCAAAGCACGTTGGCTCGGTTTACCC
This Fusarium poae strain DAOMC 252244 chromosome 3, whole genome shotgun sequence DNA region includes the following protein-coding sequences:
- a CDS encoding hypothetical protein (BUSCO:1130at5125), whose protein sequence is MSHRARLAELKALRASGKKAFDNYKVADVDDLYDEVDEDGYKKVVRERLDQDDFVVDDNGRGYADDGREDWDRVQAYNSDSEEEAGVRGRPSKAAKKSRQEEQNKRDANDRDISEYFKSASRTQPKPKAVKTKADDDFLSDLLGEVDSNIPEPAHISKVERSGGGRRKARALSPAPEPISKKKKILDTRMPSPPPPPPARDDDDDFFPPADDDLLETADVPMSDPAPSSPAAKVAQRKAQIKQQPKDDDDEDMMEVAHTGAIVTTSVNLTSSRPIKKILKAETDPTPASSSPVKPNVASVNPTSWNALTERLNVVSSSPAEAKTIGKIDHKDAIEEDGSLNFFWTDYTELNGSLCLFGKVLNKKTKSYVSCFVKVDNILRKLYFLPREHRMQDGEETGEEVEMMQVYDEIDTMMTKMNVGMYKIKACTRKYAFELRDVPKEAQYMKLLYPYNKPEVDPNRPGETYSHVFGSNTSLFEQFVLWKNIMGPCWLKIEDADFDKLKNASHCKLEVVADHPNMVSVLSESDNLDAPPLTLMSVALRTAFNEKANKQEILSISARIYEKVSLADTTPAEKLPCRTFTVIRPHGQSFPMGFDHLAKKRNRGLIVLKKQEADILAFFLAQVDVADPDVILGHQLEGVDYSVLLNRLHEKKIPGWSRLGRLRRTQWPASIGKTGGNVFAERQILSGRLMCDLANDAGKSVMLKCQSWSLTEMCSLYLSGDNRRREFDNEDALKTWAKEKQGLLDYITHMEADTHFIAALALGVQMLPLTKVLTNLAGNSWARTLTGTRAERNEYILLHEFYRNKYICPDKQTFRSRQRAEEAQREGEVADGKKKDKYKGGLVFEPEKGLYDKFVLVMDFNSLYPSIIQEFNICFTTVDRPDTKEGDDEVPEVPTNQDQGILPRLIATLVSRRRQVKSLMKDKKATPEELATWDIKQLALKLTANSMYGCLGYTKSRFYARPLAVLTTFKGREILRSTKELAESNSLQVIYGDTDSVMINANVDNVADAFKVGNDFKKAVNEQYKLLEIDIDNVFRRILLQAKKKYAAINLVEKDGKFIEKMEVKGLDMKRREYCALSKEISQHLLNEILSGDDTEISIARIHEYLNEIAGKMREQSIPIQKYTIYTQLGKAPQDYPEANSMPQVQVALREIAKGKTVRKGDVIAYVITGDSNSSEPAPKRAYTPGDLKADPSLLPDVEWYIGKQIFPPVERLCANIVGTSTSQLAEQLGLDIKRYSSFQTQQNSSNNDLEIHPLDSQIPDEVRFGDCARLSLRCRKCKASSIFEGVTATPERVSQSGVLCGSCGTLISTLSVVAQMEHAIRTQTSRYYEGWLICDDTQCGNRTRQMSVYGSRCLGPKGFARDCLGRMRYEYTEKAIYTQLLYFASLWDVDKAKTKAAITEMSRPDRENILALAEHNRVRFGNIKGVVDKYLDKCGRQWVAMDTLFTKLGFKPLA